A window of Sphingobacterium kitahiroshimense genomic DNA:
TTCTGGAATATGGCGGTGCGATTACATCAGATGCTTCAACTTCTGTGAAGATGGGTTTGTATAAGAAAGTATCGGGAGAGGCACTACCTGCGCTTTGGTTTTCCAATGCTGATGGGAAATTAGTGGTCCAGAATAGTACGATCAGTCATTTTCATGAAGACTGTACATATATTGAAGGAGGGAAAATTATCTTTGCTAATAATCGCTTTTTCTCAAATGGTGTGACAGGTGGTGAAGCGATGAACTTTAAATCTGGTTCTATTGCCGATGTCGCCTACAATCTGGTTTACAGTGTGAATACGAATGCTTTAAAGCTGTCCAATTCGGGTGACAAGACTCCCCAAGCATACATTATGGTGTATAATAATACAATGCTTAATACGGGATGGCGCAGACCTACTGCCAAAGGTGGTTCAATATGGATAGAGGCATCCGTAAGAGTGGAGATCTATAATAATCTTTTTGCCAATACCCGATTTGGCGTCAAGCGGGATCCTAAAAAACCGGAAGATAATCGTTCAATATTTAGTAATAACTGGTACTTTGGTCAAGATCAATTAACTGTAGATCAGTTTCAGGTTGGAAAGAATGATATTGTAGCAGGATCAAATGATGTTAGAGGTAAACTAGCGGGAGAGAACAATCCGAAATTTGTAACTTATCCTTTGGAGACTTCGGTTAATAACTATGTGTTTGATTCGGCTTGGGACTTTAACCTTCAAGGGAATTCTCCAGCCCTAAAATCGGGAACTTTATCTTTTAAACCACATTTCATTACCGGATTGGTCATGTCAAATGGATTAACCTATAACTCACCTGCACCCGCAGTTTATGCAGGTGCTTTTGGAACAAAATTTTAATTATTCAACATGATAACTTTAAAAACAACACTATCTATTTCTTTGGTCGTATCAGCGATATTTCAGGTGGCTTGCAATAATCCACAAACTAATACTGTCGCTACAGATACCATTAAGCCCATTTTCGTGACCGATGCGGTGCGTTATGATTCCGATGATCCTGCGATCTGGATCAATAAATCTGATCCAAGTAAGAGTTTAGTGATCGCAACGGATAAAGATGCTGACGGAGCGCTTTTTGTCTACGACCTAGCAGGTAAAATTGCAAAGGATAAGGTCGTGCGCAATTTGAAGCGCCCGAATAATGTGGATGTAGCTTATGGGTTGATCTTGAATGGGAAGCCTGTTGATATTGCTGTAACAACAGAACGTATGACGCATAAATTGCGGATATTTTCGCTCCCTGATATGAAGCCTATTGATCAGGGCGGATTGGATATGTTTGCAGGTGAAACAGCGCCTGATTTTAGGGATCTCATGGGCATTGCGCTGTATACTTCATCCAAAGGACAGATTTATGCTATTGTGGGGCGGAAAAATGGTCCTAAAGATGGCTATCTGTGGCAATATTTATTAGAGGATAACGGTTCGGGTGCTATAAAGGCAACTTTTGTGCGCAAATTTGGTTCTTTTAGCGGAAAGAAGGAGATCGAGGCAATAGCGGTGGATAATGAACTTGGATATATCTACTATTCGGATGAACAGGTGGGAGTAAAGCAATATTATGCAGATCCTGCAAAAGGAAATGAGCAACTGGCTTTATTTGCAACTGAAGGTTTTAAAGAAGATCATGAAGGTATTTCTATTTATAAATTGACCGATAGTACGGGATATATATTGGTTTCGGATCAGGGGGCAAATCGTTTTCAGATTTTTAGCCGTGAAGGAACTAAGACAAATCCATTTGAACATAAGCACTTGAAAACGGTGCCGGTCATGGCTACACAAAGTGATGGTTCGGAAGTTGTATCGGTTAAATTAAATGATACATTTAAACATGGTCTTTTTGTTGCGATGAGTGATGATAAAACTTTCCATTATTATCGCTGGGAAGATATTGCAGGTACAGATTTGAAAATAAAATAGCTGGTTGGTTTTGGGGTAATGAGGCAGGTTTTTGAACCAGTGGGATATGCTCTTACGATACATCATAGAAAAGCTTATGGACAACGATTGGAATGAAAGGGTGAGTTGATATGACCTTAAAACATCCTTTTTCATCCGGTTTTTACATGGAAACCATTAATTTAGAACTTAGGGGTATTTCACAAAAAGTGAAATACCCCTTAAGTATTCTCTTCCATCTTATTTTTTGGTCACAGTCCAAATGCTAGTGGTTAAATTCTTGTTGAATATATATCGAAATCTATTTTACCATCGAACATCTATCTATTAGCAACTAATATTAACTTACCAAATTAATTAACTATGCAAAAAATAGTTTTTTAATCCTTATTGTTCTCTTTTCGTTTGATCTATTTGCTCGACAGGCAATAGGCGTGGTCTGGGATGTCTTTGTAAATGTAATGGTCGGAACTACATTAAAAAATAGTTCTTTTCTTGGTCAAATCAAGATAGCACTTGTTTGTGGTAGCATGTAGATGAATACGGATAAATAAGTCGGCGATTGTCTCAGGAAAAGTGGAGCTATAGATGATATGCGTTTTTCTATGAATGATAGTTTTAGAGAATATATTAAAAACTTATTCGAATAATTATATCATAGTCACTCCATAATATTTAGGTTAGATCTGAAGTCAGAGGTTAGGCCGTCTTTGTGTAGCATTAAAGTAATAGTTTTATAGCGAACAAATTCTCTGGTCACATACATGTAACCTTTATATTCATTTGCTCTTCCCCATGAATTTTTAACCAGATAATAGGGTTTGCCATTTTGATCTTTTGCAAGCCCCACAATATGCATCGCATGATCGTCTGTCGTGTTCCAATTGTCGAGCGCTTGTTGTCTTTCTGTTGCCGTGATTTTCTTTTCGGACATTGGTTTTTTAAACATGTTTTGCTGTTCGGTATGAGACATTTCATCAAACGATTTGTCGGGTACATAAGCAATACCATATGGCCATGAAAATCCTTTATCTGATATATCTGTGGTCCAAGCTACGGTATATCCTTTGTACAGTGCGCTGTCAATAATACGGGTGAGATCTTGCATGGGCACATTATAAAAACTGTCAAAAGACCAGTTGTCTGGAACTAGAAGGACGAAAGGCTTATAATAGGGTTGGGTCATAACAGAGGCAATGCGGCTATAATCATCCGGATTGATCCCAATCACTTGATCAGCAAAAGAACGCGCTGTATAGATCTTGCCATTAAAAGCAAACGTGTCTGGTACTTTACCCAAATGCCAGTCCAGTGCAGCAGTATAGAGCTGGGTCCAATGGGGAGGTAATGGTTTACTTTTTACCAAAGATTTTAACAATGCATTCAGCATAGGTGTCATTTTCTTGAAGTCATTGTAAGTATGATTATCGTGCAGTCCAGAATAAGCGGTTCTGGGCATTGCTCCATATTTACGGAGTACATTCAATACATCGTGTAGCTGACCACCTTCGCCTAGGGATAATCCTCCATGTAGCTGTACATAATTTTGTGCTCTATCCAGATACGCCTGGCGAGCAGTGAAAATTGGCGAAATTGGAACGGGCTTTTTGCCCATGCGGATCATCTCCGACTCTAAAAAAGAATTTCCTGTGTAAGACCAGCAGGTATTTGAAATGCCCTGATGTTTAACAGAAGTGCAACCAAGATTGATCACTTCAGTAAATACATACTCGGTTTTCATCCTGACATCCTTATTTTTTTTAAAGATCTGGAGCCCATATCTGATGAGGAATACACTTATAAAAAGTACGATAGCTATAGCTAAGAGCCATTTATATTTTTTCATATACATTTTATTATCGTCCTCCACTGATGACAGCTGTAAATTTGGGGTAATATTGCCGCAATAAATGATAGCCAAGCAGACCTAATATAATTATTATTGTAGGACATGCCAGATATAAGAGGAGCAATACTGCCTCAGATTGTGGATGAAGTAATTTAAATAAAAATTTGATCACAAATACGAGCGGTAATCGATGGTAAGCAAAAATGAAAAAGCTGCTATTGGCTAAAAAGGTGTTGGTGTGCCAGCTCCCTTTTTCGATGAAATGAGCGGAAAGTCCAACGGCAAGGATAAGACCGACCATAATGCCTCCGCAATATAAATAGCTCCACCAGCTCTGACCAAGAAAATAGAGTGTTGCAATAACGATAAGTATATAAAGCGGTGCAACAAGCGGTAACATTTGCTTCATGCTGGTGGCGAAGTTTTTCTGGTACATACTAAAATAAGCCCCCGCGGAAAAGAAAAAGAAAGAGACCGTACTAAGTCCCGGCTCATAGAACCAAGGATTAAAAATCCAAAGCAAGCCCAATGCGATGACCACATAAACGCCGATTTTTTTGATGGCAAAACAAATCAGGGGAGATAAAAGGATGACGACTATCAAATCGCGAATAAACCAAAAAGGAGAATTGATAGGTAAGGACTTGTCTAAAGTAGGATTGATCATGGAGGTATCCCAAAATGCCCTGAACCAGTCCTGGACACTGTAATCGATGATCAATTTATTATTTCCAGAAACCAAACCGCCCGATAGGTAAGTCTGAGCAAGGAAAAGAAATAGGATGACAAATAAGTTCCAAAAGATATAGGGAATCAAAAGTGTGCGGACACGATTTTTTAGTTTTTGGAGATAAACCTTTATAGTAAAAACATCTGTTTTATAGAAAAATAGGAATCCCGAGATAAGAAAGAATAGGGGTACACAGGTTGCAAAGATAATTTTGGAAAACAAGATAAAAACATGCGAAAAAATTGGATAGTTAACAAAGTTTATTTGCGTTACTCCTGGTAGGATGATATTTGAAAAATCGGTATGTATAAATATTACTCCTACTATAAGTGGCAATCGAAGAAAATCGATGGTCTTCGATTGCAGTTCTTCTCCAGATATTTTAAAATGATT
This region includes:
- a CDS encoding right-handed parallel beta-helix repeat-containing protein; this encodes MKNNMILSCLACFFLMLTACEKANIDVDTSEADGSAIGEVSGVWSKGSVQHIKGDIIIPEGKTLTIEEGVTVLMDTENKPEIVVLGNLYALGTDDNPIRFTVEEQYKTKTNEFGKLWGGILAAPSCQELVLDHTVLEYGGAITSDASTSVKMGLYKKVSGEALPALWFSNADGKLVVQNSTISHFHEDCTYIEGGKIIFANNRFFSNGVTGGEAMNFKSGSIADVAYNLVYSVNTNALKLSNSGDKTPQAYIMVYNNTMLNTGWRRPTAKGGSIWIEASVRVEIYNNLFANTRFGVKRDPKKPEDNRSIFSNNWYFGQDQLTVDQFQVGKNDIVAGSNDVRGKLAGENNPKFVTYPLETSVNNYVFDSAWDFNLQGNSPALKSGTLSFKPHFITGLVMSNGLTYNSPAPAVYAGAFGTKF
- a CDS encoding phytase: MITLKTTLSISLVVSAIFQVACNNPQTNTVATDTIKPIFVTDAVRYDSDDPAIWINKSDPSKSLVIATDKDADGALFVYDLAGKIAKDKVVRNLKRPNNVDVAYGLILNGKPVDIAVTTERMTHKLRIFSLPDMKPIDQGGLDMFAGETAPDFRDLMGIALYTSSKGQIYAIVGRKNGPKDGYLWQYLLEDNGSGAIKATFVRKFGSFSGKKEIEAIAVDNELGYIYYSDEQVGVKQYYADPAKGNEQLALFATEGFKEDHEGISIYKLTDSTGYILVSDQGANRFQIFSREGTKTNPFEHKHLKTVPVMATQSDGSEVVSVKLNDTFKHGLFVAMSDDKTFHYYRWEDIAGTDLKIK
- a CDS encoding C1 family peptidase: MKKYKWLLAIAIVLFISVFLIRYGLQIFKKNKDVRMKTEYVFTEVINLGCTSVKHQGISNTCWSYTGNSFLESEMIRMGKKPVPISPIFTARQAYLDRAQNYVQLHGGLSLGEGGQLHDVLNVLRKYGAMPRTAYSGLHDNHTYNDFKKMTPMLNALLKSLVKSKPLPPHWTQLYTAALDWHLGKVPDTFAFNGKIYTARSFADQVIGINPDDYSRIASVMTQPYYKPFVLLVPDNWSFDSFYNVPMQDLTRIIDSALYKGYTVAWTTDISDKGFSWPYGIAYVPDKSFDEMSHTEQQNMFKKPMSEKKITATERQQALDNWNTTDDHAMHIVGLAKDQNGKPYYLVKNSWGRANEYKGYMYVTREFVRYKTITLMLHKDGLTSDFRSNLNIME
- a CDS encoding acyltransferase family protein — encoded protein: MDKANHFKISGEELQSKTIDFLRLPLIVGVIFIHTDFSNIILPGVTQINFVNYPIFSHVFILFSKIIFATCVPLFFLISGFLFFYKTDVFTIKVYLQKLKNRVRTLLIPYIFWNLFVILFLFLAQTYLSGGLVSGNNKLIIDYSVQDWFRAFWDTSMINPTLDKSLPINSPFWFIRDLIVVILLSPLICFAIKKIGVYVVIALGLLWIFNPWFYEPGLSTVSFFFFSAGAYFSMYQKNFATSMKQMLPLVAPLYILIVIATLYFLGQSWWSYLYCGGIMVGLILAVGLSAHFIEKGSWHTNTFLANSSFFIFAYHRLPLVFVIKFLFKLLHPQSEAVLLLLYLACPTIIIILGLLGYHLLRQYYPKFTAVISGGR